The DNA segment GCTCACACCCCATAGAGTTGGTGCAAGAATGAGATGAAAGAATGTATGTGTGTCACGCAGGTGTGAGGCTAATTTTGCTGATAACAAGGTGTGACTTGCATTACCCTTTGCAAACCTCTCGCTGCTTTAGGCTCTCTGCGGTATTAGTGTTTACTTTATCACCCCCATGTTTTCTGCTGGGCAGGGCACCCACCTCTGCCAGTGGTCCCGCCTCACACACCCTCCAGCACAGCTTCTCCAAGGCCTGGGGCCCTGGCAGATCCCACATCCACTTGAGAGGGCCAGTAGGAAGTGTCTGGAGGGGACAGACTGGTGGGGAAACAGGGAATGAATCCCTCAGGTTAAACAGTAAGCCAGGGCTCTGGAGTTGAGCAGGAATGCCCCAGCAAGGGGAGGGCATCTGGTCCATCAAGACCACCGAGAGGAGGGGCCCAGATTCATCATTTCTGCTCAATCATAAAATGCTTGCTCTCTTCCTGACAACTTCCTCCAGGGAATTAACAGAATGaaccaaaactttaaagaatagCTCCCTCTCCCCTTACCTCCCCATTGCAAAATCCATTGACGTCCGCTAGGGAAAATTTGGAAGCTagagaaaactataaagaaatttaaaagcacaCGCAATCATACTATCCGGACACAACCATAGTTAATATTTTGATGTGTGTCatttcagctttttctttctgctttttttttttttttgcttcatttccaaaaacaaaaagctggGATCACAGCGGACACACTGTTCTTTGCTTGCTTGTGAACCGTCTGCTGTCTTATGTCAGTAAATAATTTTCCACGAGATTTTCTGCCTGATATTCCTTTAAATGTATCATCGATTTATCTGGTTCCCTATTCCTGGTATTatgaatgtttctattttttactgttataaaTAGGGCAGCGATGAGTGTTTTTTGCACATCTCTGAGATTTCCCCTCAAAAATTCTGCAGCTGGTGCAGCTGGGCCACAGGATCACCATTGGCAGGATAGCCAGAAAGCCCTCTTGAGAAATGTGTCCTCCACCTGCAGAGTGTGGGAGTCCTGTGGACTGACCTTTGTATCATGCAGCGACGTCTGTCTGTCCCATTGAGCTAACTGCTTCATGCAGCCAGCCCTAACAAGCCCCAGGGACAGGACTGTCGGCCCCTGCAGCTGTGAGCACACCAGTGTGCGCGCGCACGAGGTAGAGGGTACAGCCTCCAGGACCACACTCTGGTTATAGCCTGCCCGTTCAGCAGCCACCCCAGCTTACGTCCCTTCACATGGCTGGACTTGTGAAGGTCGGCGTCTGGTTGCCAGTCACTGTGTGTGAACAACAGAAATGGCTTGGGCCAGGAGTTGGGGCTCTGGGCTCACCAAGCCTTTGAGTGGGCAGGCAGGCGTCCACGTTCAAGTGGCGGCAGGGCTCACTGTGGTGCTGCTGGGCCAGCTCGAGACTGACCCAGCTGGtcttgtgtctgtttttctgatcTATCTCCTTCATCCCGTGCAATTTGTGTTGCCCATTGTCTCCACATGAGTGACGAGAGGACCAGTGTCCCTGAGCCCAGGCTCTTGGCTCTGGGCAGGTGctggtaggggtggggggggcaggtgagTGGCCTGTCTTGTGGGACTCTGAGCTTCCCCTTGTGGGCCATGGCAGATGCTTGCTCTGTGCCGCATGTGGCAGGAGTGGCCAGGGGGCCTCAGGAGAGCTTTACCCTGGCCACACTGTGTGGTCTCCAGCCAGTCATtgtctcatctataaagtgggccACCATTTGCTGTGGGGCCCAGGAAACAGATCCTGAGTAGCAAGCTGAGGGGACGAGGTCCTCAGGCAAAGGGCCTGGAGCCACTGGGCTTGGGGTGTGGACAAGCTGGAGTGCTGGCGGGAGTTAGACCCCCTCTGGGATCCCTAAAGCAGCAGGTGCAGGGGCCCACAGGACCCTAGGTGGCGGGAGCTGGCTGGCCCCAGGGGAGGCTGAGAGTGAAggtgcttccctctctccctccatcgtCCTGCTACAGGTTGGCTTTCTGAAGATCCTGCACAGGTATGAGATTACCTTCACTCTGCCCCCAGTGCTCAGGCTGAGCAAGGACGTCCGAGAAGCACCAGTCCCCAGCCTACACCTCAAGCTCCTCAGCGTCATGCCCATCCCAGAAGGTGtgtccccagccctcctccagcAGGGCCTGGATgtgagagggagtgagagcatgggcctcttcccctcccccttccaggGTGGATGGGGGGTTGAGCAATTGGGGGACATGAGGCCTCTTTATGGGCTTGCAGTGTGGTATCTTGGCAGGTCCCATACCCCAGGCCTTGCTCCTGGACAGAAGTCCCTGGGCTCACACTCTTGGCCCGTGCCTGTGCATCACCTGTGAGGGACTGGCTCTGGgcctccagccctccctcctgcctgcccttaAAAAATCTGCCAGAGCCTCAAGAATCCTGGGCAGCTACCTCCTAGCACCCGCCAGTCACAGGCTTTGGACTTGGGGCTGCTTCTCCTTACCCTGCCAGCTTtaggccctcccctgcccccacccagagGCTAGAGTGTCAGTTTCATAGTAGGCTGACACCCCAGCTTCAGTTTCACGTCCCCCTACTTCCTCTTCATGACCTTGCCCTTAGTGGATTGGGCAAGCTCCCTCATGCCCTTACCTCTTGCCACCTGATCTGCTGAGGGCCTGCCCTGTCCCTCTTTCCCCATcaccccttctccctgcctgcctttttGGGGAATCAATGGGCCCTCCTCCTGGGAACCTGAGTTTGACCCTTGGAGCCCTAAAGGGGTTGTCCACAGTCCGGAAACAGAGCTCAATGAAGAGGGGGAAGTTTCCAAGGCCTGTTTGCCCAGCCCCGGGGGATAGGTCCTGGGCCATCCTTAGTCCTTTGGAGGAGGTGGCCAGTCTTGGTGGCAGGTTGAGGCCAGTGAGTgctgggcaggggatgggggtggggagggcggtgGAGACCAAGGAAGTGCTGATGACCTGGGCAGGTTATAGCGTCAAGTGTGAGTACTCGGCACACAAGGAGGGTGTCCTCAAGGAGGAGATGCTGCTAGCCTGTGAAGGTGGCACCGGCACCTGCGTGCGAGTGACAGTGCAGGCACGCGTCATGGGTGAGCTTGCGAGCCTTGGGTCTGGCTAGAGGAGGGAGGTGCCAGCTTGGCTGCAAGGGGTTTCTGCCCTCCCTGTCTGAAAAAGGGGTCCTTACCCTGGCCCGGGGTTCCCAGgtgcctttctccccacccccctagCAGAGCCCAGAGGAAAGGTGGGCCGGTGGGGGGGTGTCTCCTAAGAGTgggtggggccaggggccagCCTGGCATCCTCATTTGTCACCTACCTTGCAGACCGACACCACGGCACACCCATGCTGCTTGATGGGGTCAAGTGCGTGGGTGCTGAGCTAGAATATGACTCAGAGCACAGCGACTGGCACGGCTTCGACTGAGGCCTGCGGCCCTGCACGCCTTGGGGCCCCACAGCCTTAAGCCCCACCTCATCTCCCCGAATGCTGTGTGACGGTGTGGCTTCCTCGCCcctccccggggtggggggggcgggggtggggtgtccAGGGGCCTCTCACCTCTGCCTTCATTGTgccacctccctgcctctcctgtgTCCTCCTgtcccacttcctcctctccgtgagcctcagtctcctgctGGAAGAAATGGGTTGAGCCCCCAGGGAGGCTATctgaggggtggggctggggtgggttctgccctccccccaccccaagccatAGGGGCTCTAGCCAGGGCTTGGGAGAGGAGGTAGCTGGCTCCGTGAAGTCGCCATCACTCCCGTTACTGCTGCAGCCGTCTGGCTTTTGCCgtgccccctccctctttcctcctgctATCCGCGCTCAGTAGGAGGGAGGCACAGCCCCAAGCCCTAACCCCCAGGTCTGTGTTACTTGGTTTTTAAAGGACTGATTGGGATAAAACCCTAAAGAAATAAAGCTTTCCGTGGATACCAGAGGCCAACCAGTGTTTGTTCTCCAGGGCTCTGAGAACACCCAATCCGCCGCAGACGGGCTAAGGAACACTTTTGGCTGTATCATTCTTTTAGGAGGAAGGGGCACTTGATGGCATTCTAGCACCTGACCCCAAAAGAAGTATGCACGCTTGGTATTTTAAGCCTGGGAATAGTTGACTAGAGTTGGGATGGGGAGGGCCTTCTGCCTAGGCCAGATGGGAAGTCTTAGGGAGTGAGGAGGTCTGTTTGGGACGTTTGACAGAGAGCAGCACCCCCTTCTGGTCAGTTCCCGGCTCTGCGCAGAGCTGAAAGCACTCTCCCTTTTTTGAACCCAGCCCCGCCTCCACTACTCTGTTGGGGTCCCCTTTTGTGAGGTGCCAGCAGGCTACACTTTCACCTTAAGCATAAATGCTTTATTGTCACCTTAGGGTTCTCAGGCAGGTGGGGCAGTTGCAGgtcgggggggggcagggaatgtTCCAATGGCATAGTGAGTTGATGGCAGAACCAGGACCAGCCCTTagttctccttctgtctctcgacagcccccccaacccccactgccCTTCGGTGGCTGGGATAGGGTGCATGTGGGTCATTCATGGGCTGCTCTTGGGGCCTTCTCAGATGAATTATCTGTCCTGAAGGAAGGCCCCCCAGCAAGCTCCCCCTACATCCTCTCATAAGTGCCTTCATCCTGCATCCTCCTCTTTAGCCTGTTAAttgagaaagtttaaaaattaacagtCATACTTGGGTGGTCAGTACCACACCCGGGAAGGTCCTGTACCCCTGTGCTGCTTGTGCCAGCCTCCAGCCATTTTTCTGCGCCATAGGGCCTCTCTGCCCAGCGCCCTGTGCTGGCTGAGCCTATCAATCCATGCACTGGGCTCTTCAGGCCCAAGCGCTGCACATCCTCCgtcctcctgctgcccctcctgcagaggccctgctctgcctctcccagctgcctccacttcccaccgccccacccccccagttcAGGCCAGGGCTTGGTCTTCTGGCGCATTCTGCCTTCGGGGTCACGTGCCCCCTGTGGGCGCACCGTCTTACAAACCTCTTCTGACTCTGATCTCAGCCCTTGGCAGCGCTCTTCGGCTTTCCAGTCAGCCGACCCGGGCCCAGTTCCAAAGCGAGAGTTTGTCTCTACCCATCCTGCGACCTCATCTTCCCGGACAGGAGGGCGGGGGAAGAGGCGCTGACTTCAGAACCAGCAGCTGTGTCCACGCGAGCCGGCGCCCCAGACTCCCCCCACtaccccacccccgaccccaaCAGGGCGGGGCCTGGCACGGGGCGGGGATGGGGCTGGCACGGCGCCCGCGCCCTCAGTGGGAAAGAAAGTCAATGGCGGCGCGCACGGAGCGATTGGTGCTGACGTCGACGGCGGTGACCTTGATCTCGGTGTCGCCAAACTGCATGGCGGCACGGATCTCGCGGCGGCCGGGGGACGCGCCGTCGGAGGGCTCCAGCTCGAGGCTGAGCGCGCCGCACTTGCGCACGCCCGGGTCGGTGATGAAGCGCGCGTCCTCGGCGGCGCAGCAGTACAGGTTGATGAGCACGCGCCGCTGGCCCGGCCGCGCCGGGCAGTAGCTGCGCCGCACCTCCTCGCCCAGGGCCACCGACTGCTCGGCGGCCACGAAGCGCTCGAAGACGTCGGTACACCAGCGGCGGCCGTCGCGTACCAGCAGTTTCTCGGGCGGGTGGCGCCCGGCCACGAAGCGGTTGAGCACGCCCACGCCGTAGGTGAGCGGCGAGCGGCGCACGCGCACCACGCCCGGCGCCTGCCCGAACAGCACCGCGCCCTTGAGGATGGTGAGGCCCACGTCGTGCGGGACGACCACGCGCAGGCCGCGGGCGCCCAGCGCCGCCTGCACCGCGTGCTGCAGCACAGCCGACTCCGCAAAGCCGCCCACCAGGAAGAGCAGCTTCACGCCCTGCACCTCGGGCCGCGCCAGAAGCGCCTctgtgggagggggcggggggggtgggaggaaagagggaaCGCGAGGTGAGAGAGCGCACGGGCCGACGCCCTGCGGCCACAGGcacctcccctcctccatcctgTACCCAGCTGGCAACTAGAAACTGGTTCCGTCACCCTAAAACGGTAGCCAGGTTCggaggaagaaaaacacagaGTTTTCATTGAGTGCTTCGGGCAGTCTTCATGGGCTCTGCTTCCCCGGCACTCTACCTCCTTTTCCTCTTCGCACCACGACGTGGAGGGCGAGATAAGGATATGCATTTTCATGTACTAAGTGCCTCCTGCCGACTGTGTGCACATCTCTAGTATTTCAGCTCCCTGGGATGACAGTTTTGGGGACCCAATACTATcaccccattttataaataaggaaaccgaggcatCAGGGGTTCTTTCACAGTCAGAAGAGAGACCATACACATAATCCCTCCGAGTTCTTAATACCCACGACACTGTGTCCTCCAGGTGTTTCAGGTGATTCTGGGTCTCATTCCAGTGTATGGATGGGTGGAGGCTTCCAGGCACTAATGGGGAGGAATCATTCCTGCATCTGAGTGTGAATGTGGGGGTCAGTGGAGGACTCAAGCTTAGGCACTCACCTATGTGCTGGATGATCCCACTGACCGTGGGCTGAAAGAGCTCGTTCATGGCCTCGCAAGACATCCTGAGCATCCCCTGCGAGGACCACTTCACGAAGTTCACGCTGTTGGTGAAGGGGGCACAGGCTTATCGGTCGGGGTCTGGGGTTCTACCACTGCTCCAGGCCAGTGGGCCTGGGCACTGACTGCATATTGTGTGTTGTCCCAGCCCCACTCCCTCAGGGGCTTTAGGCGCCTGCCTGCTCCAGTTCCAGGCATGAAGCCCCAGGAGAGGAGCCTCCCTTTGTCTCCGGGCAGAAGAACCAAGGCACACTGGCTGGCACGGGGTGTGTTGGGGTGGGGCGCTGCCGCGGTGCGGGGAGGAGAAAGATGTCGACCCTCGCCCCAGTTCCGGCCGCGGATTCTAGCTGGAATGCTCACGCCCCTCTCCTGCTGTGGGCTGGCAAGAAATGTGCACGGGGCAGGTGGGGCAGACTCTGGGGCCCACATCCTCCCTTGCAGGGGCTTTCCCCATCCGCAAACCCTGCTTGAGTCCGTGGTCCCCGGACCCACCTGCTCCGGCGCAGGGCTGTCTCCACGTTGTGGCCTCGCTGTTTACGGTAGAAGTCGATGAAGGAGAAAGGCAGCGAGATGTTGAGCGCCCCTGCGCGGTGCGGGCCCGCCGTGCGTTTGCGGGCCTCGAAGGCGATGGTCAGATCCACCCAGGCTGCCGGCCTTTGCCTTTTGAAGGTGGTGATGAAGTCCTCGCCGAAGATGCGGCCCAGCAGCTGCTCAAAGGCCAGGTCCACGCCCACCGCGCCATAGGGGCCGCCTGGGGTCGGGCAAGGAGTAGAGGGGGAGTCAGTGCAAACTCTGCCGCCAGGGGGCGTCGGCGGGGCCCGGGCGCGCTCGGTACCAAGGGTGCTGCCTGACGGGCTACTCACCAGATGCCTTGTACAGTTCCTTGAGGGTGCCATGTGGCTGCTCCAGCTGGTGCACGGTCAGGTCCACAGTGCCTCCTCCGCAGTCTGCCACCACGTAGCGGTCTCCTGCGGCGGCGAGCGTGAGCACACACTCCTGGCCCGCTTTGCACCCTCAGCTCTGCTTCCCTTCCAGATtcacccagcccccagcccccagccctgccccagacGCGAGCCTTGCCTGCggggaggatgggggtgggagtaGCAGTAAGGGGCTTCCAAGTGCTGAAACCTTAGGCTACCGGGTAGGGACGCAAGGTTTTGGGGGAAAGTGTTTCCAGGATTCTGCAACTTCATCCGTGGAGAATCCCCAGGAGAAGTGGGAGTCAGGGGCGCGGCTGAGTGGTGTGGGGGTGCAGGTGACCATGACTGCCAGGTTAGGTGCAGCTGATGGAGGAGTAAGGGCGGGGTTTCTAGGGTCTAGAGCCCACTTAGCGAATGTTTCCTTGCCCCCTATCAGTGTATGTTCCCCGCAGGACCCGAGAAACGCCCCTccgtccctccttccccacctgcttGCATCTCTGCCCACAGCTCTCCGATGCCAGACTCCACCAGGAACGTGCGGCTGTGGCGGGACCGGCGCAGCTGCTCGCGGGCTGGGGGTCGAGGGACAGCAGGACGGTGGGATTAGAAGGAGGTGCCTCAGCTACCACGCTCGACCCCCACCCTCTCACCAGCACCCTCCCTGAGCATCTGGACCAGCCAGTTCTCCTGAAACTCTTGCTCTACTCCTAACTAGGAGAAGGCAGTCTTGAACCTCAAAGGGTCCAGAAAAACCTGATGGGGTACGCTCCGGTGCTGTGACCAATAGCTGAGGGGAAGTATTTCTGGCTGCAGGACATTCCCTTAATGCAGGCCAGCTCACGGCAGGGCAAATTGGGGTTAGGACAGTTTGGAGGACCTGTGTGTGGCCGGGGGAAGAGGTCCTGGGGGATCCAGGGGAGCCCAGGACTTGGGACCTCTTCTAGTCATGGGAGATGGCATCTGGGAGAGTGACTAAGATTGACCACAGCTGTCTCTGCCCAGTCCTGGCACTGGGGCTTGAGCTTGGTAGCGGTAGCTTGGGGCTATTGTGGGAGGAACGGGGATGACAGCTATGTACCAGGATGGGACATGGCTGATTCAGGGGCTGCTGCAGAGAAAACTCTTGAAGACCACCTTGGCTCAGAGTGGGGGCTGACTTCCTCCTTTGTCAGCACCTCCCCTCGGGACAGGTTGTTTCCCCTACCTTCAGATTCAGGACTGGGGCTGAGTCCTGCCCTCCTCAGACAATGATCTCCTAGGGCAAGGTGAGATCTCTGTCCTCAGATTGGGCTGCCCCAGGTCAGGGCcgtgcctcctccctcagactgaAGTCCACCAGAGTTGTTTCTGCCCACTCAGATTGGGCTGGAGTGCGGGAGGGGGTTGTCTCCTCTTCATGTCAGACATGGCCGAGCCTCTGGCCTCagtgtccctctgaccctcccaggGCAAATGTCATACCATTGGGCAGTGCCCCTCGGGGCAGCTCACCCTGCCGGAAGCTGGAATCGATGGAGCGGCGCTCACCCAGGCGTCCACTGCCTGGAGCCCGGCTGCTTAGGTCGAAGAGCTGGTGTAGACGCAGCTTGCGGCAGTAGACAGAGGCAGCCTCTGGCTCCAGGGCGATGAGGAGTTGCTCTGCATCCTCCCTGGACACCAGGCCAGCCTGGGGATAGGcggtgggcagggccagggacCTCCATGGGCCAAGTGTCACACCTCAGATGGCACCTCTGGGCAGGCAGCCAGGGCCTGTGgggctccccacctcctccccatcaCACCCCAGCCATGGTAGGCCTCTCAGCCCCCTCCATGCTGCACAAATTTGGAGCTGCCTCACAGCTACCCTGTGaccagcctggggaggggcacgGCCATGGCCAAGAATACCATGGGGTAGCCCAGCAGGGAGAGACTAGACACTGAAAACCTAGAGCACCTGGGATCTGCCCCTCCAAGCTGCCCAGGGTGGCCCAGGCTCTGGCAAGGTCCCCTTCACAGGTGCAGGGCTGACCAGCTGCGCACGGGCTGAGGGTGTTAGTCCAGACTCTAGCACAGTGTGTATGGGGGTGTAATGGCCAGATCACCAATTAGAGCAgacggtgtgtgtgtggggaggtcCCCTTTGGCTCACTGAACCCTTTTCCTTCACCAGGCTGGTGTCAGACAGTAGCCACACTCCCCACTCCCAGGAGAACTTTGTTCCCCAAGAATCGGATATAGGCACCAAGAGACAAACAGTGAAATTGCAGACACCAGGACAGGCCAGCTGCGGGGAGAAAAACATCTGGGATCTGTTACTTCCTGTATCAGGACAGGGGATCCCTCTCCCTGTGGGAAGTACTTTATGGTTTTGTGGGATTCCCTGGATTCTGAgcaggtgggggttggggatgggtgGGTATGGAGACTTCCTGCCCAGGGCCAGCCCTTCCTGAACTGGCAGCCCGGGACCAGTGTGGGAGGAAGCAGGGTGGATAAACCGGCAGGGGGCACTGGGTGGGGTGTTTATTCTGGCTGGGCACAGCCTTGCTTTCATCCTGACCTCTGCAGGGGGGATGCCCACTACCTCAGGGTTAGCTCCTCCCGGTGACAAGTGTAGGCACCCACAGACCTGGCACCTGGGGCATGCCTGGCCCACATGTGTGTGGGGTTGGGGGCTCTGGTATCTTCCAGGGGGTGCACCAGCAGGCCTTTTGGAGGTCCTCGGGTGTCCCCCAAGGTCCCAGGGGGAGGACCAAGCCATGAGTCTTCTCTGGGAGgctctgctccccttcccccatctcacTGGAGGTGGGGGGACTTGAGTTGTGCGCCCCCGCATTCTCCAGGCCTTTGGGCATCTCTTAACGGTAGGAAGCCCAGCAAGCATTGGTCCAAACCACCTCCCTTCATAGTTTCATCGCCCTGTTTCTCCTGCTCAAAGACTGACAGTGGTTGGGGCTCGGTGGTGGTGGAGTCCCCGGAAAATACTGGTGCTGGCTGAAGCGGATGTTCTTGGTGCCCTGCCCAGCTACTGTGTGTTGGCTCCCAGCTGCCCCCTTCTCTGGGGAACTGCCCTCAGCTGAATGGAAACCACCTCACTTGGAGAAGTTTCCCCCACACCCCCGGGAACCAATGACAGGCTGATACGGATACACAAAAAGCCAAACGCCTTGCCTCACTGTGGTCAACTGCTGGGTACAACTCTTCCTCCAGTCCTTCCATGGGATCAGGCTGAGGCTAGACTCTAGCTGAGACCACGTTCCTGCTCGGCGCTTTCTCCTGTCCATTTCCCTCACTCTTTCTCCTGAGAGCCCTTCTTCAATACGCCGCATGCACAAGAGTCCCTATCTTGCGCTCCGCTTCTAGGAAACCTGACTTAAGACACCGGCTAAGCTGGCCTGGGCTGTGCCTCTCATCCCCTCTGCTCTCTGTTCCTGCAGGCTCACACCCTCTCCTGGTGGCAACAATCCTCCAAAATGCCCAGCAGGGGAAGGCCAGAGTTCTTTATGCAATGGCTGGTCCCAAGGGTGGTGAGTAAAGGAGGGTCTTGGGGGCCTCCCTGGAGCCCTCCCGAGTGACgccccctgctctgcctgcccctcctcaccaAGTAGGCAGCCTCACGCATGAACTGCTTGGCAGGCTGTTTCCAGATGGCGGGCACCGTCAACACCCAGCGCACAGTGTCCTTCTCTGGCAGCGATGGGCACTGCTCCCTCAGCTCCTGCAGCAGGAGGGGGCAGCGAGGGGCAGGCTAGCTTGGGTTGGGGGTGGGTATCTTCAGCCTTCTATGTATGGGAGCTGGAGTTGCTAATCAAGCCTCAGGAAGGACTTCCCAGCTGAGTTGGAGGAATTCCTaacgccgcccccccccccccccaacacctgTATGTCCCATGCAGGCTCCATCTGATGggaaggcaggggctggagaTGATGATTTCTGACCCCTCTTGGATAGGCTGAGAGGAGACGATGGACCTGGGGGTCCCTGCCCCGGTGGGCAGGGATGGGGCCGCAGCGCACCTGAAGGGCATGCTCCTTGAAGAAGCGCAGGGCATGGGCGAACACCTCCAGGGCaggcattttctttccatttacagCCTCTAGCTGGGTCTTCAGGGTGAGGTCCTGGCAGGGTTATAGGCAATTCTGCAGAAGGCCATAGCTCTGCCCCAACTTCCTGCGGCTTCCCCTCTGGAGTGTCCTCGCTAATCCCACATGAGTTCTGTCCCCAGCCCTTCTCGTGAGCCCCGCCTCTCCTCTAATCCCGGCCTCACCCCCTAGCGCCGCCCCCTCAGCCTCTCCTCACCTTTTACCTTTGCTCCCCCTGCGTGAGCTCCTCCCTTTCCACTCCTGGCCCCGCCCCCCTGGCTGGAGCGGCCCCGAGCCGGAATGTGCCTTACAGTGGCGCTGTGGATCTTCATCTTGAACTTCTCGAAGTAGAGCCAGTCCCGCGCCTCCTCAGGATCCAGATCGTGGTAGTAATCGCGGGCGGTGTAGCCAAAACTGTGAAAGGCGCCCTCCGGGGTCAAAAGCAGGCAGGTGGGGGTCTTCTGGTGGGCCACTCCTGGGTCCCCGCCCTCCCATTTCCTGTGGAGGCACAGGGCTGTCATTGTGGTCAGCGAAACCCTCCCTTCGTGGGGTTGGGTACCCGGCTCTGggatcagctgtgtgaccttgggcaggccaCCTAGCTTTCCTACATGTAATATGGAAATAATAAGGGTACCTACCTCCTACGGGGTCTTGTGAAGATGGTGCTTGGCATCCCCTTAAATCTCCATAAATGCTGCACATGGGATCCTGCCTATCCATGGGGCCACAGGACCCATAAACATCCTCGGCTCCTGCTTCCTCCCATGAGGTACACCGTTGGACTTCACCTCCCTGTACTCTTAAGCAGCAGCAAGCCATCATCCACCTGCCTGGGTCTGGCCTCCTGATGTATCCCCCCCACCCAGAGGACCCTCACAGAGGCTTTCTCCCAGCCAGACGGTTTGCCCTTCTCTGGGCTACCTTCCACCGCCAAGCTCCTTCAAGGCATCGATCATTCCTATCTGACCCACCTTGGCAGCTACACCCAGTTAACTGCACCTCCGGCAGGACCCCAAAACCTGAACGAGATTCCAAACCTTCCCATCTGCAGGTGCCATCTGGAATTCCACCCAGAACTCCCCGTCTAGTTCATTGGCTTGGCAACTTCTTTCtacccttcctctgccttctctgatGCCCTGACCCCTCTAGGCCAAGCTCAACCCTGCAGCCTTTGGGGGAAGGAGCTGGGaatccaggcagaaggaacagcatgtgcaaaagtTTAGAGGTGTGAAAGAGCCGGGAGAACCAGCTATAGGCTGGCTAGGTGTGCAGCCGGAGAAAATGCAGGAATGTTAAAGTCAGCTAAGGAAGAGCATCAAATGCCATATCTGAATTCTGTCTTGATGGGTTTTAAGTAGAAGAATGAGGAATCATGACTACATCTGCCATTAGAAAGGTCACTGGTTGATCTTTGTGGTGGCAGCAGCGGTTACCAGCATTCAGTTGCTGGTACACAGCTTTCTGTTCACGCCGAGGAGCTACACACCCTTGAGGTGACTGGCCAGGGCACGATAGCCCAGATCAAGGCTCACACAGACTTGTTGGAGGGCATCACTCCAAGGAAGTCAAGTCCTGCTCCTGGCAGGCACACCTCTAGACGATGAAGCTACCAGGGCCAGTGTGGGGAAGAGGCTCCGACCACTCTGGAAGTAACCATCCACATGCTTGGAGGTAAAGTCCATGGTTCCCTGGGCCGCGCTGGGAGAGTAAGAGGGCAGACCCAAAGTGGccaaacaggagaaaaagaagacaggcCAGGCCAAGCAGTGGGTGCAGAACCGGTGTTTGTTAATGCTGTGCCCGCCTTTGGCAAGAAGAAGGGCCCCAGTACCAACTCTTAAGTCCTTTGTAATCCTGGCTTTTGCTAATAAAGCCACTTAgcccagtcaaaaaaaaaaaaaaaaaaaaagaggaagaagaggaaggaagaaaagaaagaaatagaaagaaaggtCACTGGTCCCCATGTGGCAACAGCctggaggggaggaaaaatgGAGAAGGAAAACCAGAGAGGAGGATATTGCTACCATCCAGGTGAGAGAGGGTGGGGCTGAACTTAGGGGTGGTGGCCATGGAGAGAAGTGACTGGGTGTTCCAGAGATATTAGGGAGATAGAAAT comes from the Zalophus californianus isolate mZalCal1 chromosome 8, mZalCal1.pri.v2, whole genome shotgun sequence genome and includes:
- the HSPA12B gene encoding heat shock 70 kDa protein 12B isoform X1, which produces MLAVPDMGLQGLYIGSSPERSPVPSPPGSPRTQESCGIAPLTPSQSPKPEARAPQHAPFSVVVAIDFGTTSSGYAFSFASDPEAIHMMRKWEGGDPGVAHQKTPTCLLLTPEGAFHSFGYTARDYYHDLDPEEARDWLYFEKFKMKIHSATDLTLKTQLEAVNGKKMPALEVFAHALRFFKEHALQELREQCPSLPEKDTVRWVLTVPAIWKQPAKQFMREAAYLAGLVSREDAEQLLIALEPEAASVYCRKLRLHQLFDLSSRAPGSGRLGERRSIDSSFRQAREQLRRSRHSRTFLVESGIGELWAEMQAGDRYVVADCGGGTVDLTVHQLEQPHGTLKELYKASGGPYGAVGVDLAFEQLLGRIFGEDFITTFKRQRPAAWVDLTIAFEARKRTAGPHRAGALNISLPFSFIDFYRKQRGHNVETALRRSSVNFVKWSSQGMLRMSCEAMNELFQPTVSGIIQHIEALLARPEVQGVKLLFLVGGFAESAVLQHAVQAALGARGLRVVVPHDVGLTILKGAVLFGQAPGVVRVRRSPLTYGVGVLNRFVAGRHPPEKLLVRDGRRWCTDVFERFVAAEQSVALGEEVRRSYCPARPGQRRVLINLYCCAAEDARFITDPGVRKCGALSLELEPSDGASPGRREIRAAMQFGDTEIKVTAVDVSTNRSVRAAIDFLSH
- the HSPA12B gene encoding heat shock 70 kDa protein 12B isoform X2, yielding MLAVPDMGLQGLYIGSSPERSPVPSPPGSPRTQESCGIAPLTPSQSPKPEARAPQHAPFSVVVAIDFGTTSSGYAFSFASDPEAIHMMSFGYTARDYYHDLDPEEARDWLYFEKFKMKIHSATDLTLKTQLEAVNGKKMPALEVFAHALRFFKEHALQELREQCPSLPEKDTVRWVLTVPAIWKQPAKQFMREAAYLAGLVSREDAEQLLIALEPEAASVYCRKLRLHQLFDLSSRAPGSGRLGERRSIDSSFRQAREQLRRSRHSRTFLVESGIGELWAEMQAGDRYVVADCGGGTVDLTVHQLEQPHGTLKELYKASGGPYGAVGVDLAFEQLLGRIFGEDFITTFKRQRPAAWVDLTIAFEARKRTAGPHRAGALNISLPFSFIDFYRKQRGHNVETALRRSSVNFVKWSSQGMLRMSCEAMNELFQPTVSGIIQHIEALLARPEVQGVKLLFLVGGFAESAVLQHAVQAALGARGLRVVVPHDVGLTILKGAVLFGQAPGVVRVRRSPLTYGVGVLNRFVAGRHPPEKLLVRDGRRWCTDVFERFVAAEQSVALGEEVRRSYCPARPGQRRVLINLYCCAAEDARFITDPGVRKCGALSLELEPSDGASPGRREIRAAMQFGDTEIKVTAVDVSTNRSVRAAIDFLSH
- the HSPA12B gene encoding heat shock 70 kDa protein 12B isoform X3; translation: MLAVPDMGLQGLYIGSSPERSPVPSPPGSPRTQESCGIAPLTPSQSPKPEARAPQHAPFSVVVAIDFGTTSSGYAFSFASDPEAIHMMRKWEGGDPGVAHQKTPTCLLLTPEGAFHSFGYTARDYYHDLDPEEARDWLYFEKFKMKIHSATELREQCPSLPEKDTVRWVLTVPAIWKQPAKQFMREAAYLAGLVSREDAEQLLIALEPEAASVYCRKLRLHQLFDLSSRAPGSGRLGERRSIDSSFRQAREQLRRSRHSRTFLVESGIGELWAEMQAGDRYVVADCGGGTVDLTVHQLEQPHGTLKELYKASGGPYGAVGVDLAFEQLLGRIFGEDFITTFKRQRPAAWVDLTIAFEARKRTAGPHRAGALNISLPFSFIDFYRKQRGHNVETALRRSSVNFVKWSSQGMLRMSCEAMNELFQPTVSGIIQHIEALLARPEVQGVKLLFLVGGFAESAVLQHAVQAALGARGLRVVVPHDVGLTILKGAVLFGQAPGVVRVRRSPLTYGVGVLNRFVAGRHPPEKLLVRDGRRWCTDVFERFVAAEQSVALGEEVRRSYCPARPGQRRVLINLYCCAAEDARFITDPGVRKCGALSLELEPSDGASPGRREIRAAMQFGDTEIKVTAVDVSTNRSVRAAIDFLSH